A single window of Nicotiana sylvestris chromosome 3, ASM39365v2, whole genome shotgun sequence DNA harbors:
- the LOC104249697 gene encoding VQ motif-containing protein 25-like: protein MEEKAGKTRSASRPSSCSALEMNKNSQIISKVKPQIRIIHVFAPEIIKTDVANFRELVQRLTGKPSLSDKKKKNKKKETNIYNMKQILPGKNNKLLEEPSTMLNCVTTFLNKKMELRTGFINPSEWRERIKGEEEIWRNANSGGGFLDGLMEEFNQFPFLPSDAVHMDAHGESQLA from the coding sequence ATGGAAGAAAAAGCTGGCAAAACAAGAAGCGCAAGTCGTCCATCATCATGTTCAGCATTAGAGATGAACAAGAATTCACAAATAATATCCAAAGTGAAGCCCCAAATCCGAATAATTCATGTATTTGCACCAGAGATCATCAAGACAGACGTGGCGAATTTTCGGGAACTCGTTCAAAGGCTCACAGGGAAGCCATCACTGTcagataagaagaagaagaataagaagaaagaaacCAATATTTACAACATGAAGCAAATTCTTCCCGGCAAAAATAATAAGTTATTAGAGGAGCCGTCGACCATGTTGAACTGTGTGACCACCTTTCTTAACAAGAAAATGGAGTTAAGGACTGGATTTATTAATCCCTCAGAGTGGAGAGAAAGAATAAAAGGTGAAGAAGAGATATGGAGAAATGCAAATTCTGGTGGAGGTTTCTTGGATGGTTTGATGGAAGAGTTTAATCagtttccttttcttccttcagATGCTGTTCACATGGATGCCCATGGAGAATCCCAACTTGCTTAA
- the LOC104249698 gene encoding probable plastid-lipid-associated protein 13, chloroplastic gives MATSIQNLAPPFSCRRLSNTSSFPSLSSPIAIFRRRNARNKLKGICRAMIEQTVQGGGAASAFAKEMERLSAKESLLLAFKDAGGFEALVTGKITDVQRIDVNERIIGLERLNPTPRPTTSNNLEGLWNFEWFGAGSPVLIVAKFLFGRIPPTLVNLSKLDVLIKDGYGTATAQVKLLNSIENKFIISTKYSVEGPLRMKEEYVEGTFESPKVNEEAVPEQLRGAFGQAFNTLQQLPVPIKDAVSSGVKVPLGGTFQRLIMISYLDDEILIVRNAAGEPEVLTRLEAPPETEPITEYES, from the exons ATGGCTACTTCAATTCAAAATTTAGCACCACCATTTTCTTGCCGGCGTTTGAGCAATACGTCGTCGTTTCCATCCCTTTCTTCTCCTATCGCCATTTTCCGACGCAGAAATGCAAGAAACAAGTTAAAGGGGATATGTAGAGCAATGATAGAGCAGACAGTACAAGGAGGAGGGGCTGCTTCTGCTTTTGCTAAAGAAATGGAACGACTTTCTGCTAAAGAGTCTCTTCTTCTTGCT TTCAAGGATGCTGGTGGGTTTGAGGCATTGGTCACTGGGAAGATAACAGATGTACAACGCATTGATGTGAATGAGAGGATCATTGGTCTCGAGAGGCTCAATCCGACACCTCGTCCCACAAC GTCTAACAATTTGGAAGGCCTGTGGAATTTTGAGTGGTTTGGAGCTGGTAGCCCAGTACTCATTGTTGCCAAATTTTTGTTTGG GAGAATTCCTCCGACGTTGGTAAATTTATCAAAATTAGATGTGCTGATCAAGGATGGATATGGGACTGCTACTGCACAAGTCAAATTACTAAATTCG ATTGAGAATAAGTTTATCATCTCCACCAAATATAGTGTTGAGGGACCTCTTCGTATGAAGGAAGAGTATGTTGAAGGGACATTTGAATCTCCAAAGGTCAATGAGGAAGCTGTACCTGAACAACTAAGAGGTGCTTTTGGCCAGGCTTTTAACACTTTGCAACAACTTCCTGTCCCCATTAAAGATGCTGTTTCCAGTGGGGTGAAAGTTCCTCTTG GAGGGACCTTTCAGAGACTTATTATGATTTCTTACCTTGACGACGAGATCCTG ATCGTAAGAAATGCGGCAGGAGAACCCGAGGTCCTAACAAGGTTGGAGGCACCGCCTGAAACGGAGCCAATAACTGAATATGAGAGTTAA